A window of Desulfofundulus luciae contains these coding sequences:
- a CDS encoding gamma carbonic anhydrase family protein encodes MLQKAPMVGWKPGGFPVVSANAFIHETAVLMGDVVIKDGVAVYPLAVLRADEGFPIVIGEYSNVQDGVVIHCLKGGSVTVGQRCSLAHGAIIHGPCEIGDETFVGFRAMVVKSRLGRGCFVGHGALVNGVEIPDGKYVPSLAVVTTSEHAAALPEVSREQLEFVREVFSVNRELCDAYLNLHRRGEPCPSKPR; translated from the coding sequence ATGCTGCAGAAGGCCCCGATGGTCGGCTGGAAACCCGGGGGTTTCCCCGTGGTGAGCGCGAATGCATTTATTCATGAAACTGCGGTTTTAATGGGAGACGTGGTAATTAAAGATGGGGTTGCCGTATATCCCCTGGCAGTGCTCCGGGCCGATGAAGGATTTCCCATTGTCATCGGCGAATACAGCAATGTTCAGGATGGTGTGGTCATCCATTGCCTTAAAGGCGGCAGCGTAACCGTGGGCCAGAGGTGCAGCCTGGCCCACGGGGCGATCATCCACGGGCCGTGCGAAATCGGGGACGAAACTTTTGTGGGGTTCAGGGCCATGGTGGTAAAAAGCCGCCTGGGTCGGGGGTGCTTTGTCGGTCATGGGGCTCTGGTAAACGGTGTGGAAATACCCGACGGCAAATACGTACCCAGCCTGGCCGTGGTGACCACGTCAGAGCATGCGGCTGCCCTGCCGGAGGTCTCCCGGGAACAGCTGGAATTTGTCAGGGAAGTGTTTTCGGTCAACCGGGAGCTGTGCGATGCCTACTTAAATCTCCATAGGAGGGGTGAACCTTGTCCGAGCAAACCCAGGTAA